One Myxococcus xanthus DNA segment encodes these proteins:
- a CDS encoding ATP-binding response regulator, translating to MSLVLVADDEPAVLEVLSQVVEDLGHDVLRARDGEEALGLARARHPQLVVTDHMMPRLSGVELCRRMKQEAQLKDVPVILLSAVLPQGAPEAFAFLHKPFEITDFESVIHKSLAASPEPRMAHAASPVGALGQWVAQTLQGPLETAREQLRRLECTPSVDRAALDTLAAQLQSMEAVGRHLRELAWLSSGEATLARIDTDVGQHLRDAVAAHGAHVTLEAPEEPVHAQVDPPRIRQVFDVLLANAVRQGDAEVALEISQTQLTVRVKDVGPGVAAEALAHLFTPFRMDAKGVRGPELYVASELVRLQGGALSVQSRPGEGSTFSLMLPRST from the coding sequence ATGAGTCTCGTCCTGGTCGCGGACGATGAGCCAGCGGTGTTGGAGGTTCTCAGTCAAGTCGTGGAGGACCTGGGCCACGACGTCTTGAGAGCGCGGGATGGCGAGGAGGCGCTCGGTCTGGCGCGTGCCCGGCATCCTCAACTGGTGGTGACGGACCACATGATGCCGCGGCTGAGCGGCGTGGAGCTCTGCCGCCGGATGAAGCAGGAGGCACAGCTCAAGGACGTGCCCGTCATCCTCCTCAGCGCGGTGCTGCCCCAGGGCGCGCCGGAGGCGTTCGCCTTCCTCCACAAGCCCTTTGAAATCACCGACTTCGAATCGGTCATCCACAAATCGCTGGCCGCCTCGCCGGAGCCCCGGATGGCGCACGCGGCGTCCCCCGTGGGCGCGCTGGGGCAGTGGGTGGCGCAGACGCTCCAGGGCCCGCTCGAAACGGCCCGCGAGCAGCTTCGCCGGCTGGAATGCACGCCCTCCGTGGACCGCGCGGCGCTGGACACGCTGGCGGCGCAGCTCCAGTCCATGGAAGCCGTGGGCCGTCACCTGCGCGAGCTGGCGTGGCTGTCCTCGGGCGAGGCGACGCTGGCGCGAATCGACACGGACGTGGGCCAGCACCTGCGCGACGCGGTGGCGGCGCATGGCGCACACGTCACGTTGGAAGCACCCGAGGAGCCAGTCCACGCGCAGGTGGACCCGCCGCGCATCCGGCAGGTGTTCGACGTGCTGCTGGCGAACGCGGTCCGGCAGGGGGACGCGGAGGTGGCGCTCGAAATCTCCCAGACGCAGCTCACGGTGCGCGTGAAGGACGTGGGGCCGGGGGTGGCCGCGGAGGCGCTGGCCCACCTCTTCACGCCCTTCCGGATGGATGCGAAGGGCGTCCGCGGACCGGAGCTGTACGTGGCCTCGGAGCTGGTGCGCCTGCAAGGGGGCGCGCTGTCCGTCCAGTCACGACCCGGCGAGGGCTCCACGTTCAGCCTGATGCTGCCGCGGAGCACCTGA
- a CDS encoding agmatinase family protein: MATHFDPSAAAQPDSGVFGLPHSPEEAHVILIPVPFEATTSYGGGTSEGPTAVLEASRQVDLFDVETGRPYERGIAMLPEPQELRDWNTRAKERAQVVIEAGGIHSGEAALIQAAQDVNVLCDQMNEHVYRTTKHWLDQGKRVAAVGGDHSISYGIIRAHAEKYPGLGVLHLDAHADLRVAYEGFTWSHASIMYNVAERIPGVKTLVQVGLRDMSAEEYQYIADSNGRVHGFFDAVLQNKRFDGVPWNRQVDEMVALLPKQVYLSFDIDGLDPVLCPHTGTPVPGGLSFAEAVALIAGVVRSGRTIVGFDLTEVAPDPEGGEWDGNVGARLLYKMIGWMLKSQQA; encoded by the coding sequence ATGGCTACCCACTTCGACCCCAGCGCCGCCGCCCAGCCGGACTCCGGCGTGTTCGGCCTCCCCCACTCCCCGGAAGAGGCGCACGTCATCCTCATCCCCGTTCCCTTCGAGGCCACCACCAGTTACGGCGGTGGCACGTCCGAGGGGCCAACCGCCGTCCTGGAAGCCAGCCGGCAGGTCGACCTCTTCGACGTGGAGACGGGTCGTCCCTACGAGCGTGGCATCGCCATGCTCCCCGAGCCCCAGGAGCTGCGCGACTGGAACACCCGCGCCAAGGAGCGCGCCCAGGTCGTCATCGAGGCCGGTGGCATCCACTCCGGCGAGGCCGCGCTGATTCAGGCCGCGCAGGACGTGAATGTCCTCTGCGACCAGATGAACGAGCACGTCTACCGCACCACCAAGCACTGGTTGGACCAGGGCAAGCGCGTGGCCGCGGTGGGCGGTGACCACTCCATCTCCTACGGCATCATCCGCGCGCACGCGGAGAAGTACCCCGGCCTGGGCGTGCTGCACCTGGACGCGCACGCCGACCTGCGCGTGGCCTACGAGGGCTTCACCTGGTCCCACGCGTCCATCATGTACAACGTCGCGGAGCGCATCCCCGGCGTGAAGACGCTGGTCCAGGTGGGCCTGCGCGACATGAGCGCGGAGGAGTACCAGTACATCGCGGACTCCAACGGCCGCGTGCACGGCTTCTTCGACGCCGTCCTCCAGAACAAGCGCTTCGACGGCGTGCCCTGGAACCGGCAGGTGGATGAGATGGTCGCCCTGCTCCCGAAGCAGGTCTACCTGTCCTTCGACATCGACGGGCTGGACCCCGTGCTCTGCCCCCACACGGGCACCCCGGTGCCCGGCGGACTGTCCTTCGCCGAGGCCGTGGCCCTCATCGCCGGCGTGGTCCGCTCCGGGCGCACCATCGTGGGCTTCGACCTCACCGAGGTGGCCCCCGACCCCGAGGGCGGCGAGTGGGACGGCAACGTCGGCGCCCGGCTTCTGTACAAGATGATTGGCTGGATGCTGAAGTCGCAGCAGGCCTGA